A genomic stretch from Telopea speciosissima isolate NSW1024214 ecotype Mountain lineage chromosome 7, Tspe_v1, whole genome shotgun sequence includes:
- the LOC122667556 gene encoding protein TPR1-like isoform X1 — protein MSSLSRELVFLILQFLEEEKFKESVHKLEQESGFFFNMKYFEEKSQAGEWDEVEKYLSGFTKVDDNRYSMKIFFEIRKQKYLEALDRHDRAKAVEILVKDLKVFSTFNEELYKEITQLLTLENFRENEQLSKYGDTKSARSIMLIELKKLIEANPLFRDKLVFPTLKTSRLRTLINQSLNWQHQLCKNPRPNPDIKTLFTDHTCAPTNGARAPTPVTLPVAAAGKPATYAPLGSHGPFPPAAAAANANALAGWMANATASSSVQSAVVAASSITVPPNQVSILKHPRTPPNALGMVDYQNPDHEQLMKRLRPAQPVDEVTYPAPLQQTSWSLDDLPRTVTCSIHQGSNVTSMDFHPSHHSLLLVGSGNGEITLWEIGFKKRLVAKPFKIWDMSACSLQFQTAIVKDSSISVTRVTWSLDGNWMGVAFTKHLIHLYAYQGPNDLCQQLEIEAHVGSINDLAFSHPNKQLCVVTCGDDKLIKVWDLNGRKLYNFEGHEAPVHSVCPHHKENIQFIFSTAVDGKIKAWLYDNMGSRVDYDAPGHGCTTMLYSADGSRLFSCGTSKDGDSYLVEWNESEGAIKRTYLGFRKKSNGVVQFDTTQNHFLAAGEDHQIKFWDVDNVNILTSTDADGGLPSLPRLRFDKEGNLLAVTTADNGFKILANADGLRCLRAIENQSFEALRAPIESSPVKVSGTAVGSNINTNMTRVDRLDRSSPARPCTMLNGVDPTARSIEKSRSLDDVSDKTKPWELTEIVDHGQCRVVTMSQNADSACKVARLLYTNSGVGILALGSNGIQKLWKWSRSEQNPSGKATASVAPQHWQPSSGLLMANDVSDGNPEEAVPCIALSKNDSYVMSACGGKVSLFNMMTFKVMTTFMPPPPPSTFLAFHPQDNNIIAIGMDDSTIHIYNVRVDEVKTKLKGHQKRITGLAFSTNLNILVSSGADAQLCIWNTDTWEKRKSISIQLPAGKAPIGDTRVQFHSDQVRLLVSHETQLAIYDASKMDRIRQWVPQDVLSAPITCAVYSCNSQLVYATFCDGNIGVFDADGLRLRCRIAPSVYLPQTVSSSHSVYPLVVASHPQEPNQLAVGLIDGSVKVIEPVDSEGKWGVTAPVDNGIPNGRTAASSTTSNPASEQIQR, from the exons ATGTCGTCTTTAAGCAGAGAATTGGTGTTTCTTATACTTCAGTTTCTCGAAGAGGAGAAATTTAAGGAGTCTGTGCACAA GCTTGAGCAAGAGTCAGGTTTCTTCTTCAACATGAAATACTTCGAAGAGAAATCACAGGCTGGTGAGTGGGACGAAGTGGAGAAGTACCTCTCTGGCTTTACAAAAGTCGATGACAATAGATACTCCATGAAGATCTTCTTTGAGATTAGGAAGCAGAAGTATCTTGAAGCTTTAGATAG GCATGACAGAGCTAAGGCTGTAGAGATTTTGGTGAAGGATTTGAAAGTGTTTTCGACGTTTAATGAAGAATTGTACAAAGAAATCACTCAGCTCTTAACACTGGAGAATTTCag GGAAAATGAACAATTATCCAAATACGGGGACACCAAATCAGCACGTAGCATAATGCTAATAGAGCTTAAAAAACTGATTGAAGCAAATCCTCTGTTCCGAGATAAGCTGGTCTTTCCCACTTTAAAGACATCGAGGTTGCGAACTCTAATAAACCAAAG TTTGAACTGGCAGCACCAGCTCTGTAAGAATCCACGTCCGAACCCAGACATTAAGACCTTATTCACAGATCATACATGCGCACCTACTAATGGGGCTCGTGCTCCTACTCCGGTCACTCTTCCAGTTGCTGCAGCTGGGAAGCCTGCCACCTATGCACCACTTGGATCACATGGC CCCTTTCCACCTGCTGCAGCTGCTGCCAACGCTAATGCCTTGGCAGGCTGGATGGCAAATGCAACTGCTTCATCATCTGTCCAATcagctgttgttgctgcatcGTCAATTACTGTTCCACCAAATCAAG TTTCAATTCTGAAGCATCCAAGAACACCTCCAAATGCTTTAGGTATGGTTGATTACCAGAATCCTGATCATGAACAACTAATGAAACGTTTGAGGCCTGCACAACCTGTTGATGAG gTGACATATCCGGCCCCTCTTCAGCAAACATCATGGTCATTGGATGATCTGCCACGAACAGTAACTTGTTCCATCCATCAGGGATCCAATGTCACGAGCATGGATTTCCATCCTTCTCATCACTCTTTGCTTCTTG TTGGTTCTGGCAATGGAGAAATTACATTATGGGAAATTGGGTTTAAAaagagactggtggcaaagccATTCAAGATATGGGACATGTCAGCATGTTCATTACAATTTCAG ACTGCTATCGTCAAGGATTCATCAATCTCTGTCACTCGTGTAACATGGAGTCTTGACGGAAATTGGATGG GGGTTGCATTTACAAAACATTTGATTCACTTATATGCTTATCAAGGGCCTAATGATCTCTGTCAACAGTTGGAG ATTGAAGCTCATGTTGGAAGTATAAATGATCTGGCATTCTCTCATCCAAACAAACAACTTTGTGTAGTAACTTGTGGAGATGATAAACTTATAAAG GTCTGGGATTTGAATGGAAGAAAGCTTTATAACTTTGAAGGCCATGAGGCACCTGTTCATTCGGTATGCCCTCATCACAAAGAGAACATTCAG TTTATTTTCTCAACTGCTGTTGATGGGAAAATCAAGGCTTGGCTTTATGACAATATGGGCTCCAGAGTCGACTATGATGCTCCTGGACATGGGTGCACTACGATGCTTTATAGTGCTGATGGAAGTAG ATTGTTCTCTTGTGGGACGAGTAAAGATGGTGATTCTTACCTGGTTGAATGGAATGAAAGTGAAGGAGCAATAAAGAGAACTTATCTTGGATTTAGAAAgaaatcaaatggtgtggttcaGTTTGACACAACACAAAATCACTTTTTGGCTGCTGGTGAAGATCATCAGATAAAGTTTTGGGATGTGGACAATGTCAACATTCTCACAAGCACAGATGCTGATGGTGGACTCCCA AGTCTGCCTCGCTTGAGATTCGACAAGGAAGGAAATCTTCTTGCTGTTACCACAGCAGATAATGGTTTCAAGATACTTGCAAATGCCGATGGTCTCAGATGTTTGAGAGCAATTGAAAACCAGTCCTTTGAAGCACTGAGAGCACCAATTGAATCTTCTCCAGTTAAG GTTTCTGGTACTGCTGTAGGTAGTAATATCAATACAAATATGACAAGAGTGGATCGTTTGGACAGAAGCTCTCCTGCAAGGCCTTGTACTATGCTT AATGGGGTTGATCCTACGGCTAGAAGCATAGAAAAGTCAAGGTCTTTGGATGATGTATCTGATAAAACCAAACCGTGGGAGTTGACTGAAATTGTGGATCATGGTCAATGCCGAGTAGTTACCATGTCTCAGAATGCAGATTCTGCATGCAAG GTTGCACGTCTTCTTTACACAAATTCTGGTGTTGGGATTCTAGCTCTTGGGTCAAATGGGATTCAAAAACTATGGAAGTGGAGCCGCAGTGAACAAAATCCAAGTGGCAAG GCCACTGCAAGTGTTGCTCCACAGCATTGGCAACCAAGCAGTGGTCTTCTTATGGCTAATGATGTCTCAGATGGCAATCCTGAAGAAGCAGTCCCATGCATAGCACTCTCAAAGAATGACTCATATGTAATGTCCGCTTGTGGGGGGAAAGTTTCACTTTTCAACATGATGACTTTCAAG GTGATGACAACATTCATGCCCCCTCCACCACCATCAACCTTCTTAGCATTTCATCCACAAGATAATAACATAATAGCAATTGGAATGGATGATTCTACGATCCACATTTATAATGTTAGGGTGGATGAG gtaaaaacaaaattgaaaggTCACCAGAAGCGTATAACTGGTTTAGCTTTTTCCACCAACCTTAACATACTGGTTTCTTCAGGAGCTGATGCTCAG CTTTGCATATGGAACACTGATACATGGGAGAAGCGGAAATCGATTTCAATCCAACTGCCTGCAGGAAAGGCTCCTATTGGTGACACTCGAGTACAGTTTCACTCTGATCAAGTCCGCTTATTAGTATCTCATGAAACACAACTTGCAATATATGATGCCTCCAAGATGGACCGCATTCGTCAG TGGGTGCCACAAGATGTACTTTCTGCACCAATAACTTGTGCAGTATACTCCTGCAACAGTCAGCTAGTTTATGCTACTTTTTGTGATGGCAATATTGGTGTTTTCGATGCTGATGGCCTGAGATTAAGGTGTCGTATTGCTCCATCGGTATATCTGCCCCAAACAGTGTCAAGCAG CCACAGTGTATACCCCCTTGTTGTTGCGTCACACCCTCAAGAGCCAAATCAATTGGCTGTTGGGTTAATTGATGGATCAGTGAAGGTAATAGAGCCTGTAGATTCCGAGGGAAAGTGGGGAGTCACAGCTCCTGTAGATAATGGGATACCCAATGGCCGGACGGCAGCATCATCAACCACCAGCAACCCAGCTTCTGAGCAAATCCAAAGATGA
- the LOC122667556 gene encoding protein TPR1-like isoform X2: MSSLSRELVFLILQFLEEEKFKESVHKLEQESGFFFNMKYFEEKSQAGEWDEVEKYLSGFTKVDDNRYSMKIFFEIRKQKYLEALDRHDRAKAVEILVKDLKVFSTFNEELYKEITQLLTLENFRENEQLSKYGDTKSARSIMLIELKKLIEANPLFRDKLVFPTLKTSRLRTLINQSLNWQHQLCKNPRPNPDIKTLFTDHTCAPTNGARAPTPVTLPVAAAGKPATYAPLGSHGPFPPAAAAANANALAGWMANATASSSVQSAVVAASSITVPPNQVSILKHPRTPPNALGMVDYQNPDHEQLMKRLRPAQPVDEVTYPAPLQQTSWSLDDLPRTVTCSIHQGSNVTSMDFHPSHHSLLLVGSGNGEITLWEIGFKKRLVAKPFKIWDMSACSLQFQTAIVKDSSISVTRVTWSLDGNWMGVAFTKHLIHLYAYQGPNDLCQQLEIEAHVGSINDLAFSHPNKQLCVVTCGDDKLIKVWDLNGRKLYNFEGHEAPVHSVCPHHKENIQFIFSTAVDGKIKAWLYDNMGSRVDYDAPGHGCTTMLYSADGSRLFSCGTSKDGDSYLVEWNESEGAIKRTYLGFRKKSNGVVQFDTTQNHFLAAGEDHQIKFWDVDNVNILTSTDADGGLQSLPRLRFDKEGNLLAVTTADNGFKILANADGLRCLRAIENQSFEALRAPIESSPVKVSGTAVGSNINTNMTRVDRLDRSSPARPCTMLNGVDPTARSIEKSRSLDDVSDKTKPWELTEIVDHGQCRVVTMSQNADSACKVARLLYTNSGVGILALGSNGIQKLWKWSRSEQNPSGKATASVAPQHWQPSSGLLMANDVSDGNPEEAVPCIALSKNDSYVMSACGGKVSLFNMMTFKVMTTFMPPPPPSTFLAFHPQDNNIIAIGMDDSTIHIYNVRVDEVKTKLKGHQKRITGLAFSTNLNILVSSGADAQLCIWNTDTWEKRKSISIQLPAGKAPIGDTRVQFHSDQVRLLVSHETQLAIYDASKMDRIRQWVPQDVLSAPITCAVYSCNSQLVYATFCDGNIGVFDADGLRLRCRIAPSVYLPQTVSSSHSVYPLVVASHPQEPNQLAVGLIDGSVKVIEPVDSEGKWGVTAPVDNGIPNGRTAASSTTSNPASEQIQR; the protein is encoded by the exons ATGTCGTCTTTAAGCAGAGAATTGGTGTTTCTTATACTTCAGTTTCTCGAAGAGGAGAAATTTAAGGAGTCTGTGCACAA GCTTGAGCAAGAGTCAGGTTTCTTCTTCAACATGAAATACTTCGAAGAGAAATCACAGGCTGGTGAGTGGGACGAAGTGGAGAAGTACCTCTCTGGCTTTACAAAAGTCGATGACAATAGATACTCCATGAAGATCTTCTTTGAGATTAGGAAGCAGAAGTATCTTGAAGCTTTAGATAG GCATGACAGAGCTAAGGCTGTAGAGATTTTGGTGAAGGATTTGAAAGTGTTTTCGACGTTTAATGAAGAATTGTACAAAGAAATCACTCAGCTCTTAACACTGGAGAATTTCag GGAAAATGAACAATTATCCAAATACGGGGACACCAAATCAGCACGTAGCATAATGCTAATAGAGCTTAAAAAACTGATTGAAGCAAATCCTCTGTTCCGAGATAAGCTGGTCTTTCCCACTTTAAAGACATCGAGGTTGCGAACTCTAATAAACCAAAG TTTGAACTGGCAGCACCAGCTCTGTAAGAATCCACGTCCGAACCCAGACATTAAGACCTTATTCACAGATCATACATGCGCACCTACTAATGGGGCTCGTGCTCCTACTCCGGTCACTCTTCCAGTTGCTGCAGCTGGGAAGCCTGCCACCTATGCACCACTTGGATCACATGGC CCCTTTCCACCTGCTGCAGCTGCTGCCAACGCTAATGCCTTGGCAGGCTGGATGGCAAATGCAACTGCTTCATCATCTGTCCAATcagctgttgttgctgcatcGTCAATTACTGTTCCACCAAATCAAG TTTCAATTCTGAAGCATCCAAGAACACCTCCAAATGCTTTAGGTATGGTTGATTACCAGAATCCTGATCATGAACAACTAATGAAACGTTTGAGGCCTGCACAACCTGTTGATGAG gTGACATATCCGGCCCCTCTTCAGCAAACATCATGGTCATTGGATGATCTGCCACGAACAGTAACTTGTTCCATCCATCAGGGATCCAATGTCACGAGCATGGATTTCCATCCTTCTCATCACTCTTTGCTTCTTG TTGGTTCTGGCAATGGAGAAATTACATTATGGGAAATTGGGTTTAAAaagagactggtggcaaagccATTCAAGATATGGGACATGTCAGCATGTTCATTACAATTTCAG ACTGCTATCGTCAAGGATTCATCAATCTCTGTCACTCGTGTAACATGGAGTCTTGACGGAAATTGGATGG GGGTTGCATTTACAAAACATTTGATTCACTTATATGCTTATCAAGGGCCTAATGATCTCTGTCAACAGTTGGAG ATTGAAGCTCATGTTGGAAGTATAAATGATCTGGCATTCTCTCATCCAAACAAACAACTTTGTGTAGTAACTTGTGGAGATGATAAACTTATAAAG GTCTGGGATTTGAATGGAAGAAAGCTTTATAACTTTGAAGGCCATGAGGCACCTGTTCATTCGGTATGCCCTCATCACAAAGAGAACATTCAG TTTATTTTCTCAACTGCTGTTGATGGGAAAATCAAGGCTTGGCTTTATGACAATATGGGCTCCAGAGTCGACTATGATGCTCCTGGACATGGGTGCACTACGATGCTTTATAGTGCTGATGGAAGTAG ATTGTTCTCTTGTGGGACGAGTAAAGATGGTGATTCTTACCTGGTTGAATGGAATGAAAGTGAAGGAGCAATAAAGAGAACTTATCTTGGATTTAGAAAgaaatcaaatggtgtggttcaGTTTGACACAACACAAAATCACTTTTTGGCTGCTGGTGAAGATCATCAGATAAAGTTTTGGGATGTGGACAATGTCAACATTCTCACAAGCACAGATGCTGATGGTGGA CTTCAGAGTCTGCCTCGCTTGAGATTCGACAAGGAAGGAAATCTTCTTGCTGTTACCACAGCAGATAATGGTTTCAAGATACTTGCAAATGCCGATGGTCTCAGATGTTTGAGAGCAATTGAAAACCAGTCCTTTGAAGCACTGAGAGCACCAATTGAATCTTCTCCAGTTAAG GTTTCTGGTACTGCTGTAGGTAGTAATATCAATACAAATATGACAAGAGTGGATCGTTTGGACAGAAGCTCTCCTGCAAGGCCTTGTACTATGCTT AATGGGGTTGATCCTACGGCTAGAAGCATAGAAAAGTCAAGGTCTTTGGATGATGTATCTGATAAAACCAAACCGTGGGAGTTGACTGAAATTGTGGATCATGGTCAATGCCGAGTAGTTACCATGTCTCAGAATGCAGATTCTGCATGCAAG GTTGCACGTCTTCTTTACACAAATTCTGGTGTTGGGATTCTAGCTCTTGGGTCAAATGGGATTCAAAAACTATGGAAGTGGAGCCGCAGTGAACAAAATCCAAGTGGCAAG GCCACTGCAAGTGTTGCTCCACAGCATTGGCAACCAAGCAGTGGTCTTCTTATGGCTAATGATGTCTCAGATGGCAATCCTGAAGAAGCAGTCCCATGCATAGCACTCTCAAAGAATGACTCATATGTAATGTCCGCTTGTGGGGGGAAAGTTTCACTTTTCAACATGATGACTTTCAAG GTGATGACAACATTCATGCCCCCTCCACCACCATCAACCTTCTTAGCATTTCATCCACAAGATAATAACATAATAGCAATTGGAATGGATGATTCTACGATCCACATTTATAATGTTAGGGTGGATGAG gtaaaaacaaaattgaaaggTCACCAGAAGCGTATAACTGGTTTAGCTTTTTCCACCAACCTTAACATACTGGTTTCTTCAGGAGCTGATGCTCAG CTTTGCATATGGAACACTGATACATGGGAGAAGCGGAAATCGATTTCAATCCAACTGCCTGCAGGAAAGGCTCCTATTGGTGACACTCGAGTACAGTTTCACTCTGATCAAGTCCGCTTATTAGTATCTCATGAAACACAACTTGCAATATATGATGCCTCCAAGATGGACCGCATTCGTCAG TGGGTGCCACAAGATGTACTTTCTGCACCAATAACTTGTGCAGTATACTCCTGCAACAGTCAGCTAGTTTATGCTACTTTTTGTGATGGCAATATTGGTGTTTTCGATGCTGATGGCCTGAGATTAAGGTGTCGTATTGCTCCATCGGTATATCTGCCCCAAACAGTGTCAAGCAG CCACAGTGTATACCCCCTTGTTGTTGCGTCACACCCTCAAGAGCCAAATCAATTGGCTGTTGGGTTAATTGATGGATCAGTGAAGGTAATAGAGCCTGTAGATTCCGAGGGAAAGTGGGGAGTCACAGCTCCTGTAGATAATGGGATACCCAATGGCCGGACGGCAGCATCATCAACCACCAGCAACCCAGCTTCTGAGCAAATCCAAAGATGA